GCCAATTTTAATGGAGGAATAGATGCTTTCAGAAATAAAGTAATGAGCAACTTCGACAGTTCTGGTTTTGAATCAGGAGATGTCATGAAAACTACGGTAACCTTTATTGTAGAAATGGACGGAACAATATCAGGGGTAAAAGCTAATGGAACCAACGCCGATTTTAATAATGAGGCAATCAGAACAGTGAAATTAATTTCCAACAAAGGAAAATGGACTCCTGCCAAAAATAAAAAAGGAGAATTTGTAAGAAGTTACTTCAAAATTCCAATTTCCATGAAGTTTGATAATTAATATCAAAAAACAATTTTTTTAAAGTTATCCACAAAGATTTTTTTTTGTGGATAATTTTTTTAACAGTTAAAATGTTTATTAACAATACTTTAACTCAATTTTGATTTTCGCCACTCATCGAGAGCAAAGAAAAAAGTGTATTTTTGAAACTTAAAGTTCTAATAATGGCAAAAATCATAGGTATTGCTAATCAAAAAGGAGGTGTTGGGAAAACTACCACCGCTGTAAATTTAGCAGCAGCATTAGGAGTATTGGAAAAAAGAATATTAATTATTGACGCTGATCCTCAGGCTAATGCTACATCAGGATTAGGCGTTGAAGATGTTCAGTATTCTACATATAATCTACTGGAGCATAGTGCTGATACAAGAGTTTGTATCAAGAGAACTGCTACCCCGAATCTGGATATTATCCCGTCACATATTGACTTGGTAGCAGCAGAAATCGAACTGGTAGACAAAGAAGACCGTGAATATATGCTGAAAAAGGCTTTAGCGAGTGTGAGAGATGATTATGACTATATCATTATCGACTGTGCACCGAGTTTAGGTCTTATTACAGTGAACGCTCTTACTGCAGCTGACTCTGTAATTATCCCTATCCAGTGCGAATACTTTGCATTAGAAGGACTTGGGAAACTTTTGAATACCGTTAAGAATGTTCAAAAGATCCACAATAAAGACCTGGGAATAGAAGGACTTCTTCTTACCATGTATGACAGCAGACTAAGATTGTCAAATCAGGTAGTGGAAGAAGTAAACCTACACTTCCCGGAAATGGTTTTTGAAACAATAATCAGCAGAAATGTAAGATTGAGCGAAGCACCAAGCTTCGGAGAAAGTATCCTGAACTATGATGCCGAAAGTAAAGGAGCGGTTCAGTATATTCAGCTAGCAGAAGAAGTTCTTCTAAAGAACGAAAACTTAATAAAGAATTAAATTAATAATAAATGGGAAATGAGTGAATGCTAGTCATCACTTATTAAACATCATTTATCAATTATATCTATGAAGGACAAAAAAAGAGCTATGGGACGTGGTTTGGGCGCCATATTAAGTGCAGAATCTAAAGCAACTATCAATTCAGCTACTGATGAAGGAGCAGATAAGTTTGTGGGAAATATAGTAGAAGTTGCGCTTGAAGATATTTATCCGAATCCGACGCAGCCGAGAACTTATTTTGATGAAAAAGCATTAAACGAACTTGCACAGTCTATTAAGAATCTGGGAGTAATCCAGCCGATTACCCTAAGGAAAGATGGTGAGAAGTTTGAGATTATATCAGGGGAAAGACGTTACAGAGCAACTAAAATTGCCGGTTTAACAACTATTCCTGCCTATATCCGTTTAGTAAACGATCAGGAACTTCTAGAGATGGCTCTTGTTGAAAATATTCAGAGAGAAGATCTTGACGCCATTGAAATTGCCCTTACTTATCATAGACTTTTGGAGGAGATTGGTCTTACCCAGGAAAATCTGAGCCAGAGAATCGGAAAAGACAGAAGTACAATTACCAATTCCATCAGGCTTTTAAGATTAAATCCGGATATTCAGAATGCCATCAGAAGCGGTGAAATTTCTGCAGGACACGGAAGAGCAATCATCAGTCTTGAAAGTGAGGAAGATCAACAGGTTTTATTTGACCTTATTATCAAGGAAAAATTAAATGTTCGTCAGGCTGAGCAGGCAGCTGCTGCATTGAAAAACCCAAAATCTCCTGCCGCAAAAAAAGTAAATGCCGAGCTTTCCAATAACTATAAAAGAGCACAAAAGACCATCGCTGACATCCTGGATGTAAAAGTGGAAATCAAGGCTTCTGGAAATGGTAAAAAAGGTAAAATTGTTCTGGACTTCAAAAACGAAGAAGAGCTGGAATATATTTTATCCCATATTAAATAAATGAAGAAAATATTTTTCACATTTTTCTTGTGTATGGCTGTATTGGCTTATTCACAAGTTGTAGCCCCTATTGATACTGTTCAGGTACTAACACCTCCGAAAGAGAATGTTCCTGCAGTAAAACCTGGGAAAACAGAATCTAAGATCATTGCAGACTTAGAAAATGCCAACGGGCCCACAAGAAAAACCATAAAGTTAAATCCTACCAAAGCAGGTCTGTATTCAGCTGTTTTACCGGGATTGGGACAGTTTTACAATAAAAAATACTGGAAGATTCCAATTGTTTGGGGAGCTGTAGGAGCAGGTGTTGGTATTGCAGTCTGGAATGACAATCAGTACAAGAAATACCGCGAATACTACGTCGCTAAACTTAACGGTACGCCTAATGAATTCGTAGACAGTCATCCTTGGCTGGACAAGAAAGCTTTAGGAAATGCACAGGACAGGGCTAAAAGACAAAGAGACTATGCCATTGCCATTACGGGATTAATCTACATTTTAAATATTGTAGATGCAGTAGTGGATGCCCATCTTTATGAGAGCCGTCATGATCCGGATCTTACCTTTAAGCCATCGGTTATTCAGGATCAATATGGTTATGATGCGCCAAAAACAGGATTTGTTTTAAGTTATAGATTTTAACATACAATATATAAAGCCTAGAGGCTGTATGTAACAATAAAAATAAAAGATTATATGAAAATAGCATTAGTTGGTTACGGGAAAATGGGTAAGATCATTGATGAGATTGCACAGAAAAGAGGTCATGAAGTTGTTGCCCGCCTAAAGGAAACCCCAACTGCTGAAAATCTTAATAATCCCGATGTTGTTATCGAGTTTTCCTTGCCGGAAGTTGCATTTGAAAATATTAAGGCTTGCCTTGAAAATAAAATTCCTGTTATCTGTGGAACCACAGGGTGGCTTGAGAAAAGAGACGAAATAGAAAAATTGGCTGTAGAAAATGATACAGCATTCCTATATGGTTCAAACTTCAGTTTAGGAGTGAATCTGTTCTTTGCTTTAAACGAAAGACTTGCTGATCTAATGAAAAATGTAGATGAATACTCTTGTCAATTAGAAGAAATTCATCACATTCACAAAAAAGATGCACCCAGCGGAACCGCTATTTCAATAGCTGAAGGAATTATCAATAACAATCCAAAGTTTGAAGCATGGAAACTGGAAGAAACCCAGGGAGATCAACTTGGAATTTTTGCCATTCGTGAGGATGAGGTTCCGGGTACCCACAGCGTTTTCTACAGAAGTGAAGTAGACGAAATCGAGATCAAGCATACTGCATTCAACAGAAACGGTTTTGCATTAGGAGCTGTAGTTGCCGCAGAATGGATCAAAGATAAAAAAGGAAACTTCGGAATGAAAGATGTTTTGGGGCTTTAATTTGTAACAAATTCTGTAAATTGCAGACAAATTATACAGATGAATGATGAATAGTGAATTATAAATAGCATACAGCTGTTATCATTTATTACTCATCATTTATCATTTTATATCATAAGAATAGGCACAAAAAATTTATGAATTATTTTTTAACTTATACAGTGTATGTCCTCATTTTATCCATATTAATGGGGATTTCAACTTGGAAGTTGTTCAAGAAAATGGGCTATAGCCCTTTATTTGCATTTATACCTTTCTACAACTACTTTATCATTTTAAAAGAAACAAAACATCCAAAGTGGTGGGCAATCCTGTCATATCTTCCGATTGTAGGGCCAATCATGATGTCTGTTTTTCATCTTTATTTAATGAAAAAATTTGGAAAGTCACTTTTCAAAGATCAAATCCTTACAGTGATTCTGCCGTTTATTTATATGGCTACTGTAAACTACTCTAAAGATGTAGAGTTGGAAGACGAAAATGCAAATAACCTATTCCTTACAGATGAAGAAAAAGAAGCAAAGAAAAAAGATACATTCTTAGGCTCTATAACCTTTGCCGTTGTTTTTGCTACAATTATCCACGTTTTTGTAACCCAGCCGTTCGGAATTCCTACAGGATCCATGGAAAGAACATTATTGGTAGGAGACTTCCTTTTTGTAAACAAATGGAGCTACGGATACAGACTTCCAATGCGTCCTTTAGCAATACCTTTCCTTCAGGGAACAATCATGGATACAGGACAAAAAGGAAATCCAAAAGATGATCCCAAATCTTATGTAGATGGAGTGAAGCTTCCTTACACAAGAATTTTGCAATTCAATAAACCACAGAAAAATGATGTAGTTGTTTTCAACTATCCTCAGGATTCAGTACATACAGCGATTGATAGAAAAGATCCTTATGTAAAAAGATGTGTGGCTACAGCAGGAGATACTTTTGAAATGAGAGCCGGAAGACTTTTCGTTAACGGCAAACCGGAAACCGTTTTAGGAGATCAGGAAGTACAGCACAGATATATTGTAACTACAGAAAACCAACTGGATATCCCAACTTTATATAAAGCCTATGGATTTTTACCCGTTCAGGAGGTACAACAGCCTAATGGAGGATATCTTTATGCTTTTCAAGGGTTAACTGATAAAACAGCAAAGGAAATTAAAGAGCTTCCTCAGGTAATTGATATGAAGGAGGATGTTTCAATTAAAGGAGAAGCTGCTGTATATTATAAAGATGAAGCTAAAACAAAAATTGATACAACGCAGTCAATATTCCCAATCAACAAACCTTGGAACCAGGATTGGTATGGCCCGCTAAGAATTCCTAAAAAAGGAGATGTTGTAGCGATCAATCAGGAAACACTTCCAATGTACCAGTGGATTATTTCCGAATATGAGCACAATAGTTTGGAGAAAAAGAACGGGAAAATCCTTATCAACGGAAAAGAAGCCAATCAATATACCATTCAACAAGATTATTACATGATGGTTGGAGATAACAGAGATGCTTCTCTAGATGCAAGATTCTTTGGTTTTGTTCCTGAAGAAAATATTGTAGGAAAACCAATGTTTACATGGATGAGTGTGCAGGGGGTATTCCCGGATGCAAGTTCAACGTATCAGGCCCCTAAGAAAATCCGTTGGGAGAGAATGTTTAAGGCAACGAATACAGGTGAGTCCAATAAAACCTCTTACTGGTGGATTGCGGCGATGATCCTGATCTTGTTCTTTGGTTGGGACTATTTCATGAAATTATTCAGAAAGGAAAAAACTGAAAATAATTAATAGAAAAATTAAACTTAAAATAGAATG
This genomic interval from Chryseobacterium joostei contains the following:
- the dapB gene encoding 4-hydroxy-tetrahydrodipicolinate reductase, whose product is MKIALVGYGKMGKIIDEIAQKRGHEVVARLKETPTAENLNNPDVVIEFSLPEVAFENIKACLENKIPVICGTTGWLEKRDEIEKLAVENDTAFLYGSNFSLGVNLFFALNERLADLMKNVDEYSCQLEEIHHIHKKDAPSGTAISIAEGIINNNPKFEAWKLEETQGDQLGIFAIREDEVPGTHSVFYRSEVDEIEIKHTAFNRNGFALGAVVAAEWIKDKKGNFGMKDVLGL
- a CDS encoding ParA family protein — encoded protein: MAKIIGIANQKGGVGKTTTAVNLAAALGVLEKRILIIDADPQANATSGLGVEDVQYSTYNLLEHSADTRVCIKRTATPNLDIIPSHIDLVAAEIELVDKEDREYMLKKALASVRDDYDYIIIDCAPSLGLITVNALTAADSVIIPIQCEYFALEGLGKLLNTVKNVQKIHNKDLGIEGLLLTMYDSRLRLSNQVVEEVNLHFPEMVFETIISRNVRLSEAPSFGESILNYDAESKGAVQYIQLAEEVLLKNENLIKN
- a CDS encoding DUF5683 domain-containing protein, which gives rise to MKKIFFTFFLCMAVLAYSQVVAPIDTVQVLTPPKENVPAVKPGKTESKIIADLENANGPTRKTIKLNPTKAGLYSAVLPGLGQFYNKKYWKIPIVWGAVGAGVGIAVWNDNQYKKYREYYVAKLNGTPNEFVDSHPWLDKKALGNAQDRAKRQRDYAIAITGLIYILNIVDAVVDAHLYESRHDPDLTFKPSVIQDQYGYDAPKTGFVLSYRF
- the lepB gene encoding signal peptidase I; the encoded protein is MNYFLTYTVYVLILSILMGISTWKLFKKMGYSPLFAFIPFYNYFIILKETKHPKWWAILSYLPIVGPIMMSVFHLYLMKKFGKSLFKDQILTVILPFIYMATVNYSKDVELEDENANNLFLTDEEKEAKKKDTFLGSITFAVVFATIIHVFVTQPFGIPTGSMERTLLVGDFLFVNKWSYGYRLPMRPLAIPFLQGTIMDTGQKGNPKDDPKSYVDGVKLPYTRILQFNKPQKNDVVVFNYPQDSVHTAIDRKDPYVKRCVATAGDTFEMRAGRLFVNGKPETVLGDQEVQHRYIVTTENQLDIPTLYKAYGFLPVQEVQQPNGGYLYAFQGLTDKTAKEIKELPQVIDMKEDVSIKGEAAVYYKDEAKTKIDTTQSIFPINKPWNQDWYGPLRIPKKGDVVAINQETLPMYQWIISEYEHNSLEKKNGKILINGKEANQYTIQQDYYMMVGDNRDASLDARFFGFVPEENIVGKPMFTWMSVQGVFPDASSTYQAPKKIRWERMFKATNTGESNKTSYWWIAAMILILFFGWDYFMKLFRKEKTENN
- a CDS encoding ParB/RepB/Spo0J family partition protein yields the protein MKDKKRAMGRGLGAILSAESKATINSATDEGADKFVGNIVEVALEDIYPNPTQPRTYFDEKALNELAQSIKNLGVIQPITLRKDGEKFEIISGERRYRATKIAGLTTIPAYIRLVNDQELLEMALVENIQREDLDAIEIALTYHRLLEEIGLTQENLSQRIGKDRSTITNSIRLLRLNPDIQNAIRSGEISAGHGRAIISLESEEDQQVLFDLIIKEKLNVRQAEQAAAALKNPKSPAAKKVNAELSNNYKRAQKTIADILDVKVEIKASGNGKKGKIVLDFKNEEELEYILSHIK